Proteins from a genomic interval of Corvus moneduloides isolate bCorMon1 chromosome 6, bCorMon1.pri, whole genome shotgun sequence:
- the RAG2 gene encoding V(D)J recombination-activating protein 2, which translates to MAHSTDKMSLQMVSTVSNSSLLQPGFSLLNFDGHVFFFGQKGWPKRSCPTGVFLLDIKQNELKMKPAFFSKDSCYLPPLRYPALCMLRSDAKADEYQYIIHGGKTPNNDLSDKIYFMSLVSKTSKKMTFQCIEKDLGGDVPEARYGHTINVVHSRGKTMSVLFGGRSYTPLAQRTTEKWNSVVDCLPSVFLIDFEFGCCTSYILPELQDGLSFHVSIARDDTIYILGGHSLQNNTRSPNLYKVKIDLPLGSPAVTCSILPGGVSVSSAIVTQISDTEFVLVGGYHSDNQKRLVCNTIVLEDSKVEIVESVSPEWTPDIKHCRTWFGCDMGKGSILLGVPGANKQLSPDANYFYILRCKGAEEDKEEESITQICSQTSSEDPGDSTPFEDSEEFCFSAEANSFDVDDADTYNEDDEEDESETGYWITCCASCNIDINTWVPFYSTELNKPAMILCSSGAGHWVHAQCMDLSETMLLRLSEANVKYFCNNHVDLNKGLQTPQKVVCLKKQPMKPLRKKKAMKLSTSAKKSFLRRLFE; encoded by the coding sequence ATGGCACACTCAACAGACAAAATGTCGCTGCAGATGGTATCCACCGTCAGTAACTCATCCTTGCTTCAGCCAGGCTTCTCTCTCCTGAATTTTGATGggcatgttttcttttttggtcaGAAAGGATGGCCAAAGAGATCCTGCCCCACTGGTGTTTTCCTCCTCGATATAAAGCAGAATGAGCTGAAAATGAAACCCGCCTTCTTCTCTAAAGACTCGTGTTACCTTCCCCCTCTCCGCTATCCCGCTCTTTGCATGCTCAGAAGCGATGCAAAGGCTGATGAGTACCAGTATATCATCCATGGGGGTAAAACGCCTAACAATGACCTCTCTGATAAGATTTACTTTATGAGTCTCGTAAGCAAAACTAGCAAGAAAATGACATTCCAATGCATTGAGAAAGACCTGGGTGGAGATGTCCCTGAAGCTAGATATGGGCATACAATTAATGTAGTTCATAGCCGGGGTAAAACCATGAGTGTTCTGTTTGGAGGGAGGTCATATACTCCTCTTGCACAAAGAACCACTGAAAAATGGAACAGTGTAGTTGACTGCTTGCCATCTGTGTTTCTCATTGATTTTGAGTTTGGATGTTGCACATCATACATCCTTCCAGAGCTTCAGGATGGACTTTCTTTCCATGTTTCAATTGCCAGAGATGATACAATCTACATCTTGGGTGGCCACTCACTTCAAAATAACACCAGGTCCCCCAACTTGTACAAGGTAAAAATTGATctgcccctgggcagcccagctGTGACCTGCAGCATCCTGCCAGGGGGGGTATCTGTGTCAAGTGCTATAGTGACACAGATAAGTGATACTGAATTTGTCCTTGTCGGTGGCTACCATTCTGACAACCAGAAACGGTTGGTGTGTAACACCATAGTTCTGGAAGATAGTAAGGTAGAGATTGTTGAAAGTGTGAGCCCAGAGTGGACACCAGATATTAAACACTGCAGAACGTGGTTTGGCTGTGATATGGGTAAAGGATCTATTTTGCTGGGCGTTCCAGGGGCCAACAAACAATTAAGCCCAGATGCAAACTACTTTTACATTTTGAGATGCAAAGGAGCAGAAGAGGACAAGGAAGAAGAATCAATAACACAAATTTGCAGTCAGACATCAAGTGAAGACCCTGGAGACTCCACTCCATTTGAAGACTCGGAGGAGTTTTGTTTTAGCGCTGAAGCCAATAGCTTTGACGTTGACGATGCTGACACTTacaatgaagatgatgaagaagaTGAATCAGAAACGGGCTACTGGATCACCTGCTGTGCCAGTTGCAATATTGACATTAACACCTGGGTCCCTTTCTATTCGACAGAACTCAACAAGCCTGCAATGATCCTGTGTTCCAGTGGGGCTGGCCACTGGGTCCACGCGCAGTGTATGGATCTCTCAGAGACCATGCTTCTCCGTCTCTCAGAAGCAAATGTCAAGTACTTCTGCAACAACCACGTTGACCTTAATAAAGGGCTACAGACTCCCCAAAAGGTGGTGTGCCTGAAAAAGCAACCCATGAAACCATTGCGCAAAAAGAAAGCCATGAAGTTATCAACATCAGCGAAAAAGTCCTTTCTTCGGAGATTGTTTGAATAG